One region of Pseudomonas alvandae genomic DNA includes:
- a CDS encoding HAD-IA family hydrolase, translated as MNAPLKKFGPIKAVIFDMDGLLLDTEGIYTEVTSIIAERYGRTFDWSVKQNIIGRGATDLANYVVQALELPITPQEFLIIREPLMRERFPHAMGMPGAEELVRHLKAHDIPIAVGTSSSSPTFALKTTLHRDWFALFDCIVTADDPEVGAAKPAPDIFLTAARRLGVEPRDCLVFEDSPFGVTAAKAAGMTAIAIPDSAMADEKYAHADGIIRSLRMFQPSLCGLPELEWA; from the coding sequence ATGAATGCACCACTGAAAAAGTTTGGCCCCATCAAGGCTGTGATTTTCGACATGGATGGCTTGTTGCTCGATACCGAGGGCATCTACACCGAGGTGACCTCCATTATCGCCGAGCGCTACGGGCGCACGTTCGATTGGAGCGTCAAGCAGAACATCATCGGGCGTGGGGCCACGGACCTGGCCAATTACGTCGTCCAGGCGCTGGAATTGCCGATCACCCCTCAAGAATTCCTGATCATCCGCGAGCCCCTGATGCGCGAGCGTTTTCCCCACGCCATGGGGATGCCTGGCGCCGAGGAGCTGGTGCGGCATCTGAAGGCCCACGACATTCCGATTGCGGTGGGAACCAGTTCGTCGAGCCCTACCTTTGCGCTGAAAACCACGTTGCACCGGGACTGGTTCGCGTTGTTCGATTGCATCGTGACGGCGGATGATCCAGAAGTCGGGGCGGCGAAACCGGCGCCCGATATCTTCCTCACCGCCGCCCGGCGCCTGGGTGTCGAGCCTCGCGACTGCCTGGTATTCGAAGATTCACCGTTCGGCGTGACTGCTGCGAAAGCCGCTGGCATGACCGCCATCGCCATTCCGGATTCGGCCATGGCGGACGAAAAATACGCCCACGCCGACGGGATCATTCGCTCCTTGAGGATGTTCCAGCCAAGCCTGTGCGGTTTGCCGGAATTGGAGTGGGCATGA
- a CDS encoding 3-oxoacyl-ACP reductase family protein: MSTQALNGKVALIQGGSRGIGAAIVKRLAAEGAAVAFTYVSSGTKSEELQNSITAAGGKALAIKADSADADAVRNAVTATVEAFGRLDILVNNAGVLAMGPLEEFKLEDFDQTLAINVRSVFVATQAAARHMTEGGRVINIGSTNADRMPFAGGAAYAMSKSALVGLTKGLARDLGPRGITVNNVQPGPVDTDMNPADSDFASSLMDLMAVGRYGTVEEIASFVAYLAGPEAAYITGASLTIDGGFGA; the protein is encoded by the coding sequence ATGAGTACTCAAGCACTGAACGGTAAAGTCGCCTTGATCCAAGGCGGTTCCCGCGGCATCGGCGCCGCCATCGTCAAACGCCTCGCCGCAGAAGGCGCTGCCGTAGCGTTCACTTACGTCAGCTCCGGTACAAAATCCGAAGAACTGCAGAACAGCATCACCGCAGCCGGCGGCAAAGCCTTGGCAATCAAGGCCGACAGCGCTGATGCCGACGCCGTCCGTAACGCCGTCACCGCCACCGTCGAAGCTTTTGGCCGGCTGGACATCCTGGTCAACAATGCTGGCGTGCTGGCCATGGGGCCACTGGAAGAATTCAAACTCGAAGATTTCGACCAGACCCTGGCGATCAACGTGCGCAGCGTGTTCGTTGCCACCCAGGCCGCCGCGCGGCACATGACCGAGGGCGGTCGGGTCATCAACATCGGCAGCACCAACGCCGACCGCATGCCCTTCGCCGGCGGCGCCGCGTACGCCATGAGTAAATCTGCGCTGGTGGGGCTGACCAAAGGCCTGGCCCGTGACCTCGGCCCGCGCGGCATCACCGTCAACAACGTGCAGCCCGGCCCGGTGGACACCGACATGAACCCGGCCGACAGCGACTTCGCCTCCAGCCTGATGGACCTCATGGCAGTCGGTCGTTACGGCACGGTGGAAGAAATTGCCAGCTTCGTCGCTTATCTGGCAGGCCCTGAAGCGGCATACATCACCGGGGCCAGCCTGACCATCGACGGTGGTTTTGGCGCCTGA
- a CDS encoding LysR family transcriptional regulator, which produces MESFSSIECFVRSAEVGSFAEAARRLSLTPAAVGKSVAKLEARLGVRLFQRSTRSLTLTEAGQLFLREVGSSFNTIQNAVANLASAGGQPAGTLKVSMGTAFGRLFVVPLLGEFLGRYPAINPDWHFDNRQVDLIGQGFDAAIGGGFELPQGVVARKLTVAHRVLVASQAYLQSHSAIFEPQDLAPHHGILIRSPQTGRIRSWQLTSRNREHSPLTLKAQMTMSDSEAACITAAQGLGIAMVSMPFAVSYLDSGELQRVLPDWYVDDGNISIYYAEHKLLPGKTRAFVDFIIERFAELGLAKRFSAV; this is translated from the coding sequence ATGGAGAGTTTCAGCAGTATCGAATGTTTTGTTCGCAGCGCCGAGGTCGGCAGCTTCGCCGAGGCTGCGCGACGCCTGAGCCTGACACCCGCGGCGGTGGGCAAGAGCGTGGCCAAGCTTGAGGCGCGCCTGGGCGTGCGGCTGTTCCAGCGCAGCACTCGCAGCCTGACCTTGACCGAGGCCGGGCAGCTATTCCTGCGAGAAGTAGGCAGCAGTTTCAATACGATCCAGAACGCTGTCGCCAACCTCGCCAGCGCCGGGGGGCAGCCAGCCGGCACGCTGAAGGTGAGCATGGGCACGGCGTTCGGGCGTTTGTTTGTCGTGCCGTTGCTGGGGGAATTCCTGGGACGGTACCCGGCGATCAACCCGGACTGGCATTTCGATAATCGCCAGGTTGACCTGATCGGCCAAGGCTTCGACGCGGCCATTGGCGGCGGTTTCGAACTGCCCCAAGGCGTGGTGGCGCGCAAGTTGACGGTGGCTCATCGCGTGTTGGTTGCATCCCAAGCGTATCTGCAGAGTCACTCCGCCATCTTTGAGCCGCAAGACCTGGCGCCACATCACGGCATTCTGATCCGCTCACCGCAGACTGGGCGGATCCGTTCATGGCAACTGACCAGCCGCAACCGGGAACACAGCCCGTTGACGCTCAAGGCGCAGATGACAATGAGTGACTCGGAAGCCGCTTGCATCACCGCAGCCCAAGGGTTGGGCATCGCCATGGTGAGCATGCCGTTTGCCGTGTCGTACCTGGACAGCGGCGAGTTGCAACGAGTGCTGCCAGACTGGTATGTCGATGACGGCAACATCTCTATCTATTACGCCGAACACAAACTGCTGCCAGGCAAGACCCGGGCGTTCGTGGATTTCATCATCGAGCGGTTTGCCGAACTGGGGTTGGCCAAGCGGTTCAGTGCGGTTTGA
- a CDS encoding aspartate/glutamate racemase family protein: protein MRILVVNVNTTESITQAIARQAQAVAAPGTEIIGLTPHFGADSIEGNFESYLAAIAVMDRVMSYDQPYDAVIQAGYGEHGREGLQELLDVPVVDITNAGASTAMFLGHAYSVVTTLDRTVPLIEDRLKLSGLFDRCASVRASGLAVLELEQDPQRAVEAIVQQAELAVSQDKAEVICLGCGGMAGLDEQIRQRTGVPVVDGVTAAVTIAESLVRLGLSTSKVRTYATPRPKNIVGWPGRFGR from the coding sequence ATGCGAATTCTAGTGGTCAACGTCAACACGACCGAGTCCATCACCCAGGCCATCGCCCGACAAGCCCAAGCAGTGGCCGCGCCGGGTACCGAGATCATCGGGCTCACGCCGCATTTCGGTGCCGACTCCATCGAAGGCAATTTTGAAAGCTACCTTGCAGCCATTGCGGTCATGGACCGGGTGATGTCCTACGACCAGCCGTACGATGCGGTGATCCAGGCCGGCTATGGCGAACATGGCCGTGAAGGCCTGCAGGAACTGCTGGATGTGCCGGTAGTGGACATCACCAATGCTGGCGCCAGCACCGCGATGTTCCTGGGCCATGCCTACTCCGTGGTCACGACGCTGGACCGCACCGTGCCGCTGATCGAAGACCGGCTCAAGCTGTCCGGCCTGTTCGACCGCTGCGCCTCGGTACGGGCCAGCGGCCTGGCGGTATTGGAGCTGGAGCAAGACCCGCAACGGGCCGTCGAAGCCATCGTGCAGCAAGCCGAACTGGCGGTCAGCCAGGACAAGGCCGAAGTGATCTGCCTGGGCTGCGGCGGCATGGCCGGGCTCGATGAGCAGATCCGCCAGCGCACCGGCGTGCCGGTGGTCGATGGGGTGACGGCGGCGGTGACGATTGCCGAATCGCTGGTGCGGCTGGGGCTGTCAACGTCCAAGGTGCGGACTTATGCGACGCCTCGGCCGAAAAACATCGTTGGCTGGCCGGGGCGGTTTGGGCGGTGA
- a CDS encoding phosphoadenylyl-sulfate reductase, producing MSPSFDVVELATTYANKSPQDILKLAFAEFGDELWISFSGAEDVVLVDMAWKLNKNVKVFSLDTGRLHPETYRFIDQVREHYKIDIELISPDHTKLDPFVKEKGLFSFYKDGHGECCGIRKIEPLRRKLTDVRAWATGQRRDQSPGTRSQVAVLEIDTAFSTPERTLYKFNPLSQMTSEEVWGYIRMLELPYNSLHERGFISIGCEPCTRPVLPNQHEREGRWWWEEATQKECGLHAGNIIAKSKTV from the coding sequence ATGAGCCCATCGTTCGACGTCGTGGAACTCGCCACGACCTATGCCAACAAGTCCCCGCAGGACATCCTCAAGCTGGCCTTCGCCGAGTTCGGCGACGAGCTGTGGATATCGTTCAGTGGCGCCGAAGACGTGGTGCTGGTGGACATGGCCTGGAAACTGAACAAGAACGTCAAGGTGTTCAGCCTCGACACCGGCCGCCTGCACCCGGAAACCTATCGTTTCATCGATCAGGTGCGCGAGCACTACAAGATCGACATCGAGCTGATCTCGCCCGACCATACGAAACTGGACCCTTTCGTGAAGGAAAAAGGCTTGTTCAGCTTCTACAAGGACGGTCATGGCGAGTGCTGCGGCATCCGCAAGATCGAGCCGTTGCGCCGCAAGCTGACCGACGTTCGCGCCTGGGCCACCGGCCAGCGCCGCGACCAGAGCCCTGGCACCCGCAGCCAGGTGGCGGTACTGGAAATCGACACCGCGTTTTCCACCCCGGAGCGCACGCTGTACAAATTCAACCCGTTGTCGCAGATGACCAGCGAAGAAGTCTGGGGTTATATCCGCATGCTTGAGCTGCCTTATAACAGCCTGCACGAGCGCGGCTTCATCAGCATCGGCTGCGAGCCCTGCACCCGCCCGGTGTTGCCGAACCAGCACGAGCGCGAAGGTCGTTGGTGGTGGGAAGAAGCTACGCAGAAGGAATGCGGGCTGCATGCCGGGAATATCATCGCCAAGTCCAAGACCGTTTAA
- the thrH gene encoding bifunctional phosphoserine phosphatase/homoserine phosphotransferase ThrH, translating into MEIACLDLEGVLVPEIWIAFAEKTGIESLRATTRDIPDYDVLMKQRLRILDEHGLKLSDIQEVIATLKPLDGAIEFVDWLRERFQVVILSDTFYEFSQPLMRQLGFPTLLCHRLITDDGGRVTGYQLRQKDPKRQSVLAFKSLYYRVIAAGDSYNDTTMLGEADAGILFHAPENVIREFPQFPAVHTFTELKQEFIKASNRSLSL; encoded by the coding sequence GTGGAAATTGCCTGTCTCGACCTGGAAGGTGTGCTGGTCCCGGAGATCTGGATCGCCTTCGCTGAAAAAACCGGGATTGAATCCCTCAGGGCAACCACTCGGGACATCCCCGACTACGACGTGCTGATGAAGCAACGGTTGCGCATCCTTGATGAACACGGGCTAAAGCTCTCCGACATCCAGGAAGTCATCGCCACCCTCAAGCCGCTGGACGGCGCCATCGAATTCGTCGACTGGCTTCGCGAGCGGTTCCAGGTGGTGATTCTGTCCGACACGTTCTACGAATTTTCCCAGCCATTGATGCGCCAGTTGGGTTTCCCGACATTGCTTTGCCATCGTTTGATCACCGATGACGGCGGGCGAGTGACCGGCTACCAGTTGCGTCAGAAAGATCCGAAGCGCCAGTCGGTCCTGGCCTTCAAGAGTCTGTATTACCGGGTGATTGCGGCGGGGGATTCCTACAATGACACCACGATGCTGGGTGAAGCCGACGCCGGGATCCTGTTCCATGCGCCTGAAAACGTGATCCGCGAATTCCCGCAATTCCCGGCAGTGCATACCTTTACCGAGTTGAAGCAGGAATTCATCAAGGCCTCGAACCGCTCCCTGAGCCTGTAA
- the pabB gene encoding aminodeoxychorismate synthase component I has product MPTCSVHPLPYRANPAEYFAAIRHASGSVLLDSGRPSAERGRYDLLSAWPLEQLAVRPDETGSDFLQRLRMHLAQLGHAELPTTVQLPFAGGLIGYLSYDFGRHLEALPSQAQDDLQLPDARFGLYDWALISDHQAGTSQLVFHPHCGESERQRLIELFSRPSAAPATAFSLAGPMAPDLSADAYRQAFERIQAYIQAGDCYQVNFAQRFRAQCHGDAWTAYQALRTACPTPFSGFQSLPEGDAVLSLSPERFVKVSEGHVETRPIKGTRPRGTKPDEDAAHAAELLASPKDRAENLMIVDLLRNDLGRTCRVGSVRVPELFSLESYPNVHHLVSSVTGELAEGKDALDLIAGSFPGGSITGAPKIRAMQIIDELEPTRRGLYCGSLLYLDVRGEMDSSIAIRSLLVKDGQVCCWGGGGIVADSDWQAEYQESMTKVRVLLDTLQNL; this is encoded by the coding sequence ATGCCAACCTGCTCCGTACACCCATTGCCCTACCGCGCCAACCCCGCCGAGTATTTCGCGGCGATCCGCCATGCCTCGGGCAGCGTCCTGCTCGACAGTGGCCGACCGAGCGCCGAACGCGGACGCTACGACCTGCTCAGCGCCTGGCCATTGGAACAACTGGCGGTACGGCCTGACGAAACTGGCAGCGATTTCCTGCAACGTCTTCGGATGCATCTGGCGCAACTGGGCCATGCGGAACTGCCAACGACGGTGCAATTGCCCTTCGCCGGCGGCTTGATCGGCTACTTGAGCTACGATTTCGGCCGACACCTCGAAGCCCTGCCCTCACAGGCGCAAGATGACCTGCAGTTGCCCGACGCGCGTTTCGGCCTGTACGACTGGGCGCTGATCTCCGATCACCAGGCCGGCACCAGCCAGTTGGTCTTCCATCCCCATTGCGGCGAGAGTGAACGCCAACGACTGATCGAGCTGTTCAGCCGGCCATCCGCAGCGCCTGCCACCGCATTCAGTCTTGCAGGCCCGATGGCACCCGACCTCAGCGCCGACGCCTATCGACAGGCATTCGAACGCATCCAGGCGTATATCCAGGCCGGCGATTGTTACCAGGTCAACTTTGCCCAGCGCTTCCGCGCCCAATGCCACGGCGATGCCTGGACCGCTTATCAGGCGTTGCGGACGGCGTGTCCGACGCCGTTCTCAGGCTTCCAAAGCCTGCCGGAAGGCGATGCGGTGTTGAGCCTGTCGCCGGAGCGCTTCGTCAAGGTCAGCGAAGGCCACGTCGAAACCCGTCCGATCAAGGGCACCCGGCCCCGTGGCACAAAGCCCGACGAAGACGCCGCCCACGCCGCCGAGCTGCTGGCCAGCCCCAAGGACCGGGCGGAGAACCTGATGATCGTCGACCTGCTGCGCAACGACCTGGGCCGCACGTGCCGTGTCGGCTCGGTGCGGGTGCCGGAGCTGTTCAGCCTTGAAAGCTACCCGAACGTGCACCACCTGGTCAGCAGCGTGACCGGCGAGCTGGCGGAGGGCAAAGATGCCTTGGACCTGATCGCCGGCAGCTTTCCCGGCGGCTCGATTACCGGCGCGCCGAAAATCCGCGCCATGCAAATCATCGACGAACTCGAACCGACCCGACGCGGGCTGTATTGCGGCTCGTTGTTGTACCTGGACGTGCGCGGGGAAATGGACAGCTCAATCGCCATCCGCAGTTTGCTGGTCAAGGACGGGCAAGTGTGCTGCTGGGGCGGCGGCGGGATTGTCGCGGATTCGGATTGGCAGGCCGAGTATCAGGAATCGATGACCAAGGTTCGGGTGTTGCTCGATACCTTGCAGAATCTCTGA
- a CDS encoding alpha-L-glutamate ligase-like protein has product MFGFWKTWKALEARGIMGINRRNADYVLKYNKRSLYPIVDDKIITKERAIAAGIHVPELYGVISTEKEIDKLDEIIGGRTDFVIKPAQGAGGDGIIVIADRFEGRYRTVSGKIISHEEIEHHVSSILTGLYSLGGHRDRALIEYRVTPDQIFKSISYEGVPDIRIIVLMGYPVMAMLRLPTRQSGGKANLHQGAIGVGVDLATGLTLRGTWLNNIITKHPDTTNAVDGVQLPYWDGFMKLAAGCYELCGLGYIGVDMVLDQEKGPLILELNARPGLNIQIANDCGLTLRTHAVEAHLEELKARGLTETVEERVAFAQELFGHIPPVEG; this is encoded by the coding sequence ATGTTCGGCTTCTGGAAGACGTGGAAGGCCCTCGAGGCCCGGGGCATCATGGGCATCAACCGGCGTAACGCCGACTACGTGCTCAAGTACAACAAGCGCAGCCTGTACCCCATCGTCGATGACAAGATCATCACCAAGGAACGGGCCATCGCCGCCGGCATTCATGTGCCGGAACTGTACGGGGTGATCTCCACCGAGAAGGAAATCGACAAGCTCGACGAGATCATCGGCGGGCGTACCGACTTCGTGATCAAGCCGGCCCAGGGTGCCGGCGGCGACGGCATCATTGTCATCGCCGACCGCTTCGAAGGCCGCTATCGGACGGTGTCGGGCAAGATCATCAGCCACGAGGAAATCGAGCACCACGTCTCCAGCATCCTCACCGGCCTGTATTCCTTGGGCGGGCACCGTGACCGGGCGCTGATCGAGTACCGCGTGACTCCGGACCAGATCTTCAAGAGCATCAGCTACGAAGGCGTGCCGGACATCCGCATCATCGTGCTGATGGGTTATCCGGTGATGGCCATGCTGCGCTTGCCAACCCGTCAGTCTGGCGGCAAGGCCAACCTGCACCAGGGCGCCATCGGCGTGGGCGTCGACCTTGCCACGGGCCTGACCCTGCGCGGCACCTGGCTGAACAACATCATCACCAAACACCCCGACACCACCAACGCGGTGGATGGCGTGCAACTGCCCTACTGGGACGGTTTCATGAAACTGGCCGCCGGTTGCTATGAACTGTGCGGGCTGGGCTACATCGGCGTCGACATGGTGCTGGACCAGGAAAAGGGTCCGTTGATCCTGGAACTGAACGCCCGCCCGGGGCTGAACATCCAGATCGCCAACGACTGCGGCCTGACCTTGCGTACCCACGCGGTGGAAGCCCACCTGGAAGAGCTCAAGGCCCGCGGCTTGACCGAAACCGTGGAAGAGCGCGTGGCGTTTGCCCAGGAGTTGTTTGGGCATATTCCGCCGGTTGAGGGGTGA
- a CDS encoding inactive transglutaminase family protein: MRSLTLHLKMLIAILVVLGLSVTAYQIFVLGIPVTEDATDDLWNIDAKVEFVPNAKDPVKIQMFVPPLSRDYVSLNESFISNNYGVAVNRVDGNRKVTWSARRAKGNQTLYYRLVLTKRYSAEKTKVKGPTFRDSIAVEGPEKLAAEALLAPIRQHSADVETFISEAIKRVNNLNDDNVKLLLAGDPSSSNKARIVELVLSIAHVPVEKVHTIRLVADQPQMPELWLRSFNGTDWLYFNPDTGEQGLPTDRLLWWTGDENLITVDGGKKATVTFSMNNSEMNAIRLAKLTDENTDANFLEYSLYGLPLQTQQTFMIMVMIPIGVLVILVLRNLIGLQTLGTFTPVLIALAFRETQLGFGIILFTVITALGLSLRSYLEHLKLQMLPRLSVVLTFVVVLIAAISLFSHKLGLERGLSVALFPMVILTMTIERLSITWEERGGGHAMKVAIGTLFAASLAHLIMSVPELVYFVFTFPAILLILVGFMLAMGRYRGYRLTELVRFKAFLKADS; encoded by the coding sequence ATGCGCTCCCTTACCCTCCATCTGAAAATGCTGATCGCCATCCTGGTGGTGCTGGGCCTGTCGGTAACGGCCTATCAGATTTTCGTGCTCGGCATCCCGGTCACCGAAGACGCCACCGACGATTTGTGGAACATCGACGCCAAGGTCGAGTTCGTGCCCAACGCCAAGGATCCGGTGAAGATCCAGATGTTCGTACCGCCGTTGAGCCGCGACTATGTGAGCCTCAACGAGAGTTTCATTTCCAACAACTACGGCGTGGCGGTGAACCGGGTCGACGGCAATCGCAAGGTGACGTGGTCGGCCCGTCGCGCCAAAGGCAACCAGACGCTGTATTACCGCCTGGTGCTGACCAAGCGCTACAGCGCCGAGAAAACCAAGGTCAAGGGCCCGACGTTCCGCGACAGCATCGCCGTCGAAGGCCCCGAGAAACTGGCCGCCGAAGCCCTGCTCGCGCCGATCCGCCAGCACTCGGCCGACGTCGAGACGTTCATCAGCGAAGCGATCAAGCGGGTCAACAATCTCAACGACGACAACGTCAAGCTGTTGCTGGCCGGTGATCCGTCTTCAAGCAACAAGGCGCGGATCGTCGAGCTGGTGCTGTCCATCGCCCACGTGCCGGTGGAAAAAGTCCACACCATCCGCCTGGTCGCCGACCAGCCGCAGATGCCCGAGCTGTGGCTGCGCAGTTTCAACGGCACCGACTGGCTGTATTTCAACCCGGACACCGGCGAGCAGGGCCTGCCCACCGACCGCCTGTTGTGGTGGACCGGCGATGAAAACCTGATCACCGTCGATGGCGGCAAGAAAGCCACCGTCACCTTCAGCATGAACAACAGCGAAATGAACGCCATTCGCCTGGCCAAGCTGACGGACGAGAACACCGACGCCAATTTCCTCGAATACTCGCTCTACGGCCTGCCGCTGCAAACCCAGCAGACCTTCATGATCATGGTGATGATCCCGATCGGCGTGCTGGTGATCCTGGTGCTGCGCAACCTGATCGGGCTGCAGACCCTCGGTACGTTCACCCCGGTACTGATCGCCCTGGCCTTCCGCGAGACGCAACTGGGCTTCGGCATCATCCTGTTCACGGTCATTACCGCGCTGGGCCTGTCGCTGCGTTCCTACCTGGAACACCTCAAGCTGCAGATGCTGCCGAGGCTCTCGGTGGTGCTGACCTTCGTGGTGGTGCTGATCGCCGCCATCAGCCTGTTCAGCCATAAGCTGGGCCTGGAACGCGGCTTGTCGGTGGCGCTGTTCCCGATGGTGATCCTGACCATGACCATCGAACGCCTGTCCATCACCTGGGAAGAACGTGGCGGTGGCCATGCGATGAAAGTCGCCATCGGCACTTTGTTCGCCGCGTCCCTGGCGCATCTGATCATGAGCGTGCCGGAGCTGGTGTACTTCGTGTTCACTTTCCCGGCGATCCTGCTGATCCTGGTGGGCTTCATGCTGGCCATGGGTCGTTATCGCGGCTACCGCCTGACCGAGCTGGTTCGGTTCAAGGCCTTCCTCAAGGCTGACTCCTGA
- a CDS encoding ATP-dependent zinc protease family protein yields the protein MTLKPFSAALYFMCLPGLAVAGEKTVYGLNEYAALQGIDLEVAAKLDTGAKTASLSARDIKRFKRNGESWVRFYLAIDAAHSHPIERPLARVSKIKRRAGDYDPEEGKKYTARPVIELDICMGSALRSIEVNLTDRSAFQYPLLIGSEALKRFDALVDPSLKYAAGKPACANAAHTAE from the coding sequence ATGACACTCAAGCCCTTTTCTGCCGCTCTGTATTTCATGTGCCTGCCGGGGCTTGCCGTGGCGGGCGAAAAAACCGTGTACGGCCTCAACGAATACGCGGCGCTGCAGGGCATTGACCTGGAGGTCGCCGCCAAGCTCGACACCGGCGCCAAGACCGCCTCCCTCAGTGCCCGCGACATCAAGCGCTTCAAGCGCAATGGCGAATCCTGGGTGCGTTTCTACCTGGCCATCGACGCCGCCCATTCGCACCCCATCGAACGCCCGCTGGCCCGTGTCAGCAAGATCAAGCGCCGCGCCGGTGACTACGATCCGGAAGAAGGCAAGAAATACACGGCCCGGCCGGTCATCGAACTGGACATCTGCATGGGCTCTGCCCTGCGCAGCATCGAAGTGAACCTGACCGACCGCAGCGCCTTCCAATACCCGTTGCTGATCGGCTCCGAAGCGCTCAAGCGTTTCGATGCGCTGGTCGACCCCAGTCTCAAATACGCTGCCGGCAAACCCGCCTGCGCCAATGCCGCTCATACCGCAGAGTAA
- a CDS encoding GntR family transcriptional regulator, which produces MLDQLETPLMAQDDSETLSENVFRRIQAAIVKGEIAPGSKISEPELARTYGISRGPLREAIHRLEGQRLLVRVPHVGARVVSLSHAELLELYEIRESLEGMACRLAAERMTIEEIDELRHVLETHERDAAFQAGVGYYQQEGDFDFHYRIIQGSGNRTLTQMLCGELYQLVRMYRIQFSTTPNRPRQAFAEHHRILDAIADRDGELAELLMRRHIGASKRNIARHFQDSAATERGES; this is translated from the coding sequence ATGCTCGATCAGCTCGAAACACCGCTGATGGCTCAAGACGATTCGGAGACGCTGTCCGAGAACGTCTTCCGGCGTATCCAGGCCGCCATCGTCAAAGGCGAGATCGCTCCAGGTAGCAAGATCTCCGAACCCGAGCTGGCGCGTACCTATGGCATCAGCCGCGGGCCGTTGCGCGAGGCGATCCATCGCCTGGAAGGCCAGCGCCTGCTGGTGCGCGTGCCCCACGTCGGCGCTCGGGTGGTTTCGCTCAGTCACGCCGAATTGCTCGAACTGTACGAGATCCGTGAGTCCCTGGAGGGCATGGCTTGCCGTCTGGCGGCCGAGCGCATGACCATCGAGGAAATCGACGAACTGCGCCATGTCCTCGAAACCCATGAACGCGATGCGGCGTTCCAGGCCGGTGTCGGCTATTACCAGCAAGAAGGCGATTTCGACTTTCACTATCGGATCATCCAGGGCAGCGGCAATCGCACCCTGACGCAGATGCTTTGCGGCGAGCTATACCAATTGGTGCGCATGTACCGCATCCAGTTTTCCACCACGCCCAACCGTCCGCGCCAGGCCTTTGCCGAGCACCACCGGATTCTCGACGCCATCGCCGACCGTGACGGCGAACTGGCTGAATTATTGATGCGCCGGCACATCGGCGCTTCCAAACGCAACATCGCGCGTCATTTCCAGGACAGCGCCGCCACTGAACGAGGTGAGTCATGA
- the prpB gene encoding methylisocitrate lyase: MSSSKSTPGQRFRDAVATEHPLQVVGAINANHALLAKRAGFKAIYLSGGGVAAGSLGVPDLGITGLDDVLTDVRRITDVCDLPLLVDVDTGFGSSAFNVARTVKSMSKFGAAAIHIEDQVGAKRCGHRPNKEIVSQQEMVDRIKAAVDARTDDSFVIMARTDALAVEGLESALDRAAACIEAGADMIFPEAITELEMYKLFASRVKAPILANITEFGATPLYTTEQLAGADVSLVLYPLSAFRAMNKAAENVYTAIRRDGTQQNVIDTMQTRMELYDRIDYHTFEQKLDALFAAKK, from the coding sequence ATGAGTTCCAGCAAGAGCACGCCAGGCCAGCGTTTCCGCGACGCGGTCGCCACTGAGCATCCGCTGCAAGTGGTCGGCGCCATCAACGCCAACCACGCCCTCCTGGCCAAGCGCGCCGGTTTCAAGGCGATCTACCTGTCGGGTGGCGGCGTCGCGGCCGGTTCCCTCGGCGTGCCGGACCTGGGCATCACCGGCCTGGATGATGTGCTGACCGATGTGCGCCGCATCACCGATGTCTGCGACCTGCCGCTGCTGGTGGACGTGGACACCGGTTTCGGCTCCTCGGCGTTCAACGTGGCGCGCACGGTCAAGTCGATGAGCAAGTTCGGCGCGGCGGCGATTCATATCGAGGATCAGGTCGGCGCCAAGCGCTGCGGCCACCGCCCGAACAAGGAAATCGTCTCGCAGCAGGAAATGGTCGACCGCATCAAGGCCGCCGTCGATGCCCGCACCGATGACAGTTTCGTGATCATGGCGCGCACCGATGCCCTGGCCGTTGAAGGTTTGGAATCGGCGCTTGACCGCGCCGCCGCATGTATCGAGGCCGGTGCCGACATGATTTTCCCCGAGGCCATCACCGAGCTCGAGATGTACAAGCTGTTCGCCAGCCGCGTGAAGGCGCCGATCCTGGCCAACATCACCGAATTCGGCGCGACCCCGCTGTACACCACCGAACAACTGGCCGGTGCCGACGTGTCCCTGGTGCTGTACCCGCTGTCGGCGTTCCGGGCCATGAACAAGGCAGCCGAAAACGTCTACACCGCGATCCGCCGCGACGGCACGCAACAGAACGTCATCGACACCATGCAGACCCGCATGGAGCTTTACGATCGCATCGACTACCACACCTTCGAGCAGAAGCTCGATGCGTTGTTCGCGGCGAAGAAGTAA